The following are encoded in a window of Pseudomonas sp. JQ170C genomic DNA:
- the fliI gene encoding flagellar protein export ATPase FliI codes for MRLDRTSFGKRLGTYAETIKLPVQPVVEGRLLRMVGLTLEAEGLRAAVGSRCVVINDDSYHPVQVEAEVMGFSGGKVFLMPVGSVAGIAPGARVVPLADNGRLPMGMSMLGRVLDGAGRALDGKGGMKAEDWVPMDGPTINPLNRDPISQPLDVGIRSINGLLTVGRGQRLGLFAGTGVGKSVLLGMMTRFTEADIIVVGLIGERGREVKEFIEHILGTEGLKRSVVVASPADDAPLMRLRAAMYCTRIAEYFRDKGKNVLLLMDSLTRFAQAQREIALAIGEPPATKGYPPSVFAKLPKLVERAGNGEAGGGSITAFYTVLSEGDDQQDPIADSARGVLDGHIVLSRRLAEEGHYPAIDIEASISRVMPQVVTPAQMGQAQQFKQLWSRLSQSRDLISVGAYVAGGDAETDLAIALQPKLVHYLRQGLNDNVSLEQSREHLESVFAQPNPGAGG; via the coding sequence CCTTGATCGCACCAGTTTCGGCAAGCGCCTGGGCACTTACGCCGAGACCATCAAGTTGCCTGTACAGCCGGTGGTCGAGGGCCGCCTGCTGCGCATGGTCGGCCTGACCCTGGAGGCCGAAGGCCTGCGTGCCGCGGTGGGCAGCCGCTGCGTGGTGATCAACGACGACAGCTACCATCCGGTGCAGGTCGAGGCCGAAGTGATGGGCTTCTCCGGCGGCAAGGTGTTTCTGATGCCGGTGGGCAGTGTCGCCGGCATTGCACCGGGCGCACGGGTTGTACCGCTGGCCGACAACGGCCGCCTGCCCATGGGTATGAGCATGCTCGGCCGGGTGCTCGATGGTGCCGGGCGGGCGCTCGACGGCAAGGGCGGGATGAAGGCTGAAGACTGGGTGCCGATGGACGGCCCGACCATCAACCCGCTCAACCGTGACCCGATCAGCCAGCCACTGGACGTCGGCATCCGCAGTATCAACGGCCTGTTGACGGTGGGGCGCGGCCAGCGCCTGGGCCTGTTCGCCGGTACCGGCGTGGGCAAGAGTGTGCTGCTGGGCATGATGACCCGCTTCACCGAGGCCGACATCATCGTGGTCGGCCTGATCGGTGAGCGGGGCCGTGAGGTGAAGGAGTTCATCGAGCACATTCTGGGTACCGAGGGTCTCAAGCGCTCGGTGGTGGTGGCGTCGCCTGCCGACGATGCGCCGCTGATGCGTTTGCGGGCGGCGATGTACTGCACCCGCATTGCCGAATACTTTCGTGACAAGGGCAAGAATGTCCTGCTGTTGATGGATTCGCTCACCCGTTTCGCCCAGGCCCAGCGGGAAATCGCGCTGGCCATCGGCGAGCCGCCTGCCACCAAGGGTTATCCGCCGTCGGTGTTCGCCAAGTTGCCCAAGCTGGTGGAACGCGCCGGTAACGGCGAGGCGGGTGGTGGCTCGATCACCGCGTTCTATACCGTGTTGTCCGAAGGTGACGACCAGCAGGACCCGATCGCCGACTCGGCCCGGGGTGTGCTTGACGGCCACATCGTGCTGTCCCGGCGCCTGGCCGAGGAAGGGCACTACCCGGCCATCGACATTGAAGCTTCGATCAGCCGGGTCATGCCCCAGGTGGTCACCCCGGCGCAGATGGGCCAGGCCCAGCAGTTCAAGCAGCTGTGGTCGCGGCTGTCCCAGAGCCGCGACCTGATCAGTGTCGGGGCCTACGTGGCCGGTGGCGACGCCGAGACGGACCTGGCCATCGCCTTGCAGCCAAAGCTGGTGCACTACTTGCGCCAGGGGCTGAACGACAATGTCAGCCTTGAGCAGAGCCGCGAGCACCTGGAAAGCGTGTTCGCCCAGCCCAACCCCGGCGCGGGGGGCTGA
- the fliJ gene encoding flagellar export protein FliJ, producing the protein MAQPGRAARLAPVVEMAENAERQAAQRLGQFQQQVSLAQAKLAELDRFREDYQLQWINRGGQGVSGSWLVNYQRFLGQLESAMTQQRQSLAWHQNNLTNARGTWQQAYARVEGLRKLVQRYIDEARLVEDKREQKLLDELSQRLPRHDRY; encoded by the coding sequence ATGGCCCAGCCCGGTCGTGCGGCGCGCCTGGCGCCGGTGGTGGAGATGGCCGAGAACGCCGAGCGCCAGGCCGCCCAGCGCCTGGGGCAGTTCCAGCAGCAAGTGAGCCTGGCCCAGGCCAAGCTCGCCGAGCTCGACCGCTTTCGCGAAGACTACCAGCTGCAATGGATCAACCGTGGTGGCCAGGGGGTCTCGGGCAGTTGGCTGGTGAATTACCAGCGCTTCCTTGGCCAGCTTGAAAGCGCCATGACCCAGCAGCGCCAGAGTCTGGCCTGGCACCAGAACAACCTCACCAATGCCCGTGGCACCTGGCAGCAGGCCTATGCCCGGGTCGAAGGCCTGCGCAAGCTGGTGCAGCGCTACATCGACGAAGCCCGCCTGGTCGAGGACAAACGCGAGCAGAAGCTGCTCGACGAACTGTCCCAGCGTCTGCCGCGCCACGACCGCTATTGA
- a CDS encoding STAS domain-containing protein, translated as MAVETVVSQDGKKLTIKVKGRFDFGKHQEFREAYERKPVRPDSVVVDLKEATYLDSSALGMLLMLRDHVGGEESEVQVVNTSSDVRKILAISNFDKLFDIS; from the coding sequence ATGGCCGTAGAAACCGTAGTCTCCCAGGATGGGAAAAAACTGACGATCAAAGTCAAAGGCCGCTTTGACTTTGGCAAGCACCAGGAATTTCGCGAAGCCTATGAGCGCAAGCCGGTACGGCCGGACTCGGTGGTGGTCGACCTGAAAGAGGCGACCTACCTCGACAGCTCGGCGCTGGGCATGCTGCTGATGCTGCGCGATCACGTTGGGGGCGAAGAGTCGGAAGTGCAGGTGGTCAATACCAGTTCCGATGTGCGCAAGATTCTCGCGATCTCCAATTTCGACAAGCTGTTCGACATCAGTTGA
- a CDS encoding ATP-binding SpoIIE family protein phosphatase, which translates to MPDSALTVLIAEDGAADRLLLARIVSKQGYAVLTAENGEQAVALFTEQRPQVVLLDALMPVMDGFEAARRIKALAGETLVPIIFLTSLSEEEALVRCLEAGGDDFLAKPYSPVILGAKIKAMDRLRRLHATVLEQRDQITRHHHHLLNEQRVAKAVFDKVAHAGCLSAPNIRYLQSPYALFNGDLLLAAFTPSGDMHVLLGDFTGHGLPAAVGAMPLAEVFYGMTAKGYGLAETLREMNAKLKRILPVDMFCCAVLLNLSFQRRVVEVWNGGMPDGYLLSVDGREPLALVSRHLPLGVLAPERFDDSTQVLPLGLGERLFLLSDGVVDTSDDQDQLFGVERLRQVLVDNRQPGLLFEEVLHALDAFRGRSRDDVSLVEIRMVEPEALSPPPLIYSDSGQSAPLDWSLQFEFRAQTLKRFNPLPYLLQLLQEVHGLRAQSGALHSVLSELYSNALEHGVLGLDSALKRDAAGFAEYYRQRSERLQALGEGCIRVGLRVEPQGLGGRLIIEVDDSGKGFNVTKVLARPLIEQGLSGRGLNLIRRLSRHAEWTDQGRRACVEFTWDALA; encoded by the coding sequence ATGCCTGACTCAGCGCTGACTGTGCTTATCGCCGAAGATGGCGCGGCAGACCGGTTGCTGCTCGCCCGCATCGTCAGCAAGCAGGGGTATGCGGTGCTCACCGCCGAAAATGGCGAGCAGGCCGTGGCACTGTTTACCGAGCAGCGCCCGCAGGTCGTGCTGCTCGATGCGTTGATGCCGGTGATGGATGGCTTTGAAGCCGCGCGCCGGATCAAGGCCCTGGCAGGCGAAACCCTGGTGCCGATCATCTTCCTGACGTCGTTGAGTGAGGAAGAAGCGCTGGTGCGCTGCCTGGAGGCCGGTGGCGACGACTTTCTGGCCAAGCCTTACAGCCCTGTGATCCTCGGCGCCAAAATCAAGGCGATGGATCGTTTGCGCCGCTTGCACGCGACGGTGCTGGAGCAGCGCGACCAGATCACCCGTCACCATCACCATTTGCTGAACGAGCAGCGCGTGGCCAAGGCGGTGTTCGACAAGGTGGCCCATGCCGGGTGCCTGAGCGCGCCCAATATCCGCTATTTGCAATCACCCTATGCCTTGTTCAACGGGGACCTGTTGTTGGCAGCCTTCACCCCGTCCGGGGATATGCATGTGCTGCTGGGGGACTTTACCGGCCACGGCTTGCCGGCAGCGGTCGGTGCCATGCCGCTGGCCGAGGTGTTCTACGGTATGACGGCCAAGGGCTATGGCCTGGCTGAAACCCTGCGCGAGATGAATGCCAAGCTCAAGCGCATCCTGCCTGTAGATATGTTCTGCTGCGCGGTGCTGCTCAACTTGAGTTTTCAGCGACGCGTGGTCGAGGTGTGGAACGGCGGTATGCCGGATGGCTATCTGTTGTCGGTTGACGGCCGCGAGCCCTTGGCGCTGGTGTCCCGGCACTTGCCGTTGGGTGTGCTGGCGCCGGAGCGCTTCGATGATTCGACCCAGGTACTGCCGCTGGGCCTGGGCGAGCGGCTGTTCTTGCTGTCGGACGGGGTGGTCGACACCAGTGATGACCAGGATCAGCTGTTCGGGGTAGAGCGCCTGCGCCAGGTGCTCGTCGACAATCGCCAGCCGGGCTTGCTGTTCGAGGAGGTGCTGCATGCGCTGGACGCCTTTCGCGGGCGCTCCCGTGACGACGTGAGCCTGGTGGAAATCCGCATGGTGGAGCCCGAGGCGTTGTCGCCGCCACCGTTGATCTATTCTGACAGCGGCCAGAGTGCACCGCTGGATTGGTCGTTGCAGTTCGAGTTTCGCGCCCAGACGCTCAAGCGCTTCAATCCGCTGCCCTATCTGTTGCAGTTGCTGCAGGAGGTGCACGGCCTGCGGGCCCAGAGCGGGGCGCTGCACAGTGTATTGAGCGAGTTGTATTCCAATGCCCTGGAGCATGGAGTGCTGGGGCTTGATTCGGCGCTCAAGCGAGATGCCGCCGGCTTTGCCGAGTACTACCGCCAGCGCAGTGAGCGTTTGCAGGCGCTGGGGGAGGGCTGTATTCGCGTAGGCCTGCGGGTTGAACCTCAAGGCCTGGGCGGGCGTCTGATCATCGAGGTGGACGACAGTGGCAAAGGTTTCAACGTAACTAAAGTGCTGGCGCGACCGCTTATCGAGCAAGGCTTGAGCGGGCGAGGGCTGAACCTGATACGTCGGCTGAGCCGGCACGCCGAATGGACTGACCAGGGGCGCCGAGCATGCGTGGAGTTCACCTGGGACGCTCTGGCATAA
- a CDS encoding Hpt domain-containing protein codes for MTDNHIDRKVLSDLQEVMDDGYLHLLEIFLDDSEKRLSQLHEAKNATELGHAAHSFKGSSSNMGALVLAELCRQLEERVKQQPLYGIEDLINQIDREYVLVRQLYSDEHQRVLIG; via the coding sequence GTGACTGATAACCACATCGATCGCAAGGTACTCAGCGACCTGCAGGAGGTCATGGACGATGGCTACCTGCATTTGCTGGAGATCTTTCTCGACGACTCCGAAAAACGCTTGAGCCAATTGCATGAAGCCAAGAATGCAACGGAGCTTGGGCATGCCGCGCACAGCTTCAAGGGCAGTAGCAGCAACATGGGTGCACTGGTCCTGGCCGAGCTGTGCAGGCAACTGGAGGAGCGTGTCAAGCAACAGCCCTTGTATGGGATCGAAGACCTGATCAACCAGATCGATCGCGAGTACGTGCTGGTTCGTCAGTTGTACAGCGACGAACACCAGCGTGTTTTGATCGGTTGA